From the genome of Diceros bicornis minor isolate mBicDic1 unplaced genomic scaffold, mDicBic1.mat.cur scaffold_67_ctg1, whole genome shotgun sequence, one region includes:
- the DAPK3 gene encoding death-associated protein kinase 3: MSTFRQEDVEDHYEMGEELGSGQFAIVRKCRQKGTGKEYAAKFIKKRRLSSSRRGVSREEIEREVSILREIRHPNIITLHDIFENRTDVVLILELVSGGELFDFLAEKESLTEDEATQFLKQILDGVHYLHSKRIAHFDLKPENIMLLDKNVPNPRIKLIDFGIAHKIEAGNEFKNIFGTPEFVAPEIVNYEPLGLEADMWSIGVITYILLSGASPFLGETKQETLTNISAVNYDFDEEYFSNTSELAKDFIRRLLVKDPKRRMTIAQSLEHSWIKAIRRRNVRREDSGRKPERRRLKTARLKEYTIKSHSSMPPNNTYINFERFSKVLEEVAAAEEGLRGLEHSRRLFHEDIEALTAIYEEKEAWYREEHESIGQDLRRLRQELHKTEALRRQAQEEAKGALLGASGLKRRFSRLENRYEALAKQLASEMRFVQDLVRAIEQEKLQGVECSLR; encoded by the exons ATGTCCACATTCAGGCAGGAAGATGTGGAAGACCACTACGAGATGGGGGAGGAGCTGGGCAG CGGCCAGTTTGCGATCGTGAGGAAGTGCCGGCAGAAGGGCACGGGCAAGGAGTACGCGGCCAAGTTCATTAAGAAGCGCCGCCTGTCGTCCAGCCGGCGGGGCGTGAGCCGCGAGGAGATTGAGCGGGAGGTGAGCATCCTGCGGGAGATCCGGCACCCCAACATCATCACGCTGCACGACATCTTCGAGAACAGGACCGACGTCGTGCTCATCCTCGAGCTGGTCTCAGGCGGCGAGCTCTTTGACTTCCTGGCCGAGAAGGAGTCGCTGACGGAGGACGAGGCCACCCAGTTCCTCAAGCAGATCCTGGATGGCGTCCACTACCTGCACTCGAAGCGCATCGCCCACTTCGACCTCAAG cCGGAGAACATCATGCTTCTGGACAAGAACGTGCCAAACCCACGGATCAAGCTCATCGACTTTGGCATCGCCCACAAGATCGAAGCGGGGAATGAGTTCAAGAACATCTTCGGCACCCCGGAGTTCGTGG CTCCCGAGATCGTCAACTACGAGCCCCTGGGTCTGGAGGCGGACATGTG GAGCATCGGCGTCATCACGTACATCCT CCTGAGCGGCGCGTCCCCGTTCCTGGGCGAGACCAAGCAGGAGACGCTGACCAACATCTCGGCCGTGAACTACGACTTCGACGAGGAGTACTTCAGCAACACCAGCGAGCTAGCCAAGGACTTCATCCGCCGCCTCCTGGTCAAAGACCCCAA GAGGAGAATGACCATCGCCCAGAGCCTGGAGCATTCCTGGATCAAG GCGATCCGGCGTCGGAACGTGCGGCGGGAGGACAGCGGCAGGAAGCCGGAGCGGCGGCGCCTGAAGACGGCCCGCCTCAAGGAGTACACCATCAAGTCGCACTCGAGCATGCCCCCCAACAACACCTACATCAACTTCGAGCGCTTCTCCAAGGTGCTGGAGGAGGTGGCGGCGGCCGAGGAGGGCCTGCGGGGGCTGGAGCACAGCCGGCGCCTCTTCCACGAGGACATCGAGGCGCTGACGGCCATCTATGAGGAGAAGGAGGCCTGGTACCGGGAGGAGCACGAGAGCATCGGCCAGGACCTGCGGCGGCTGCGGCAGGAGCTGCACAAGACCGAGGCGCTGCGGCGGCAGGCCCAGGAGGAGGCCAAGGGCGCGCTGCTGGGGGCCAGCGGGCTCAAGCGGCGCTTCAGCCGCCTCGAGAACCGCTACGAGGCCCTGGCCAAGCAGCTGGCCTCCGAGATGCGCTTCGTGCAGGACCTGGTGCGGGCCATCGAGCAGGAGAAGCTGCAGGGCGTGGAGTGCAGCCTCCGCTAG
- the EEF2 gene encoding elongation factor 2, protein MVNFTVDQIRAIMDKKANIRNMSVIAHVDHGKSTLTDSLVCKAGIIASARAGETRFTDTRKDEQERCITIKSTAISLFYELSENDLNFIKQSKDGSGFLINLIDSPGHVDFSSEVTAALRVTDGALVVVDCVSGVCVQTETVLRQAIAERIKPVLMMNKMDRALLELQLEPEELYQTFQRIVENVNVIISTYGEGESGPMGNIMIDPVLGTVGFGSGLHGWAFTLKQFAEMYVAKFAAKGEGQLGPAERAKKVEDMMKKLWGDRYFDPANGKFSKSANSPDGKKLPRTFCQLILDPIFKVFDAIMNFRKEETAKLIEKLDIKLDSEDKDKEGKPLLKAVMRRWLPAGDALLQMITIHLPSPVTAQKYRCELLYEGPPDDEAAMGIKSCDPKGPLMMYISKMVPTSDKGRFYAFGRVFSGLVSTGLKVRIMGPNYTPGKKEDLYLKPIQRTILMMGRYVEPIEDVPCGNIVGLVGVDQFLVKTGTITTFEHAHNMRVMKFSVSPVVRVAVEAKNPADLPKLVEGLKRLAKSDPMVQCIIEESGEHIIAGAGELHLEICLKDLEEDHACIPIKKSDPVVSYRETVSEESNVLCLSKSPNKHNRLYMKARPFPDGLAEDIDKGEVSARQELKQRARYLAEKYEWDVAEARKIWCFGPDGTGPNILTDITKGVQYLNEIKDSVVAGFQWATKEGALCEENMRGVRFDVHDVTLHADAIHRGGGQIIPTARRCLYASVLTAQPRLMEPIYLVEIQCPEQVVGGIYGVLNRKRGHVFEESQVAGTPMFVVKAYLPVNESFGFTADLRSNTGGQAFPQCVFDHWQILPGDPFDSTSRPCQVVAETRKRKGLKEGIPALDNFLDKL, encoded by the exons ATG GTGAACTTCACCGTCGACCAGATCCGGGCCATCATGGACAAGAAGGCCAACATCCGGAACATGTCCGTCATCGCCCACGTGGACCACGGCAAGTCCACGCTGACCGACTCCCTGGTGTGCAAGGCGGGCATCATCGCCTCCGCCCGCGCCGGGGAGACCCGCTTCACGGACACCCGGAAGGACGAGCAGGAGCGGTGCATCACCATCAAGTCGAC GGCCATTTCCCTCTTCTACGAGCTCTCGGAGAACGACCTGAACTTCATCAAGCAGAGCAAGGATGGCTCTGGCTTCCTCATCAACCTCATTGACTCCCCCGGGCACGTGGACTTCTCCTCGGAGGTGACAGCCGCCCTGCGCGTCACCGACGGGGCGTTGGTGGTGGTGGACTGCGTGTCAG GCGTGTGCGTGCAGACGGAGACGGTGCTGCGGCAGGCCATCGCCGAGCGCATCAAGCCGGTGCTGATGATGAACAAGATGGACCGGGCGCTGCTCGAGCTGCAGCTGGAGCCCGAGGAGCTCTACCAGACCTTCCAGCGCATCGTGGAGAACGTGAACGTCATCATCTCCACCTACGGCGAGGGCGAGAGCGGCCCCATGGGCAACATCATG ATTGACCCCGTCCTTGGCACTGTGGGCTTCGGGTCTGGCCTGCACGGCTGGGCCTTCACCCTGAAGCAGTTTGCGGAGATGTATGTGGCCAAGTTTGCTGCGAAGGGCGAGGGCCAACTGGGGCCTGCGGAGCGGGCCAAGAAAGTGGAGGACATGATGAAGAAGCTGTGGGGGGACCG GTACTTCGATCCAGCCAACGGCAAATTCAGCAAGTCTGCCAACAGCCCTGATGGGAAGAAGCTGCCACGCACGTTCTGCCAGCTCATCCTGGACCCCATCTTCAAG GTGTTCGACGCGATAATGAACTTCAGGAAAGAGGAGACGGCCAAGCTGATCGAGAAGCTGGACATCAAGCTGGACAGCGAGGACAAAGACAAGGAGGGAAAGCCGCTCCTGAAG GCTGTGATGCGCCGCTGGCTGCCCGCTGGGGACGCACTGCTGCAGATGATCACCATCCACCTGCCCTCGCCCGTGACGGCCCAGAAATACCGCTGCGAGCTCCTGTACGAGGGGCCCCCCGACGACGAGGCGGCCATGG GTATTAAAAGCTGTGACCCCAAAGGACCCCTCATGATGTACATTTCCAAGATGGTGCCGACCTCGGACAAGGGCCGCTTCTACGCTTTCGGCCGCGTCTTCTCGGGGCTCGTGTCCACCGGCCTGAAGGTCAGGATCATGGGGCCCAACTACACGCCCGGCAAGAAGGAGGACCTGTACCTGAAGCCCATCCAGAG GACAATTCTCATGATGGGCCGGTACGTGGAGCCCATAGAGGACGTCCCTTGCGGGAACATTGTGGGCCTGGTGGGCGTGGACCAGTTCCTGGTGAAGACGGGCACCATCACCACCTTCGAGCACGCCCACAACATGCGCGTGATGAAGTTCAGCGTGAGCCCCGTCGTCAGGGTCGCCGTGGAGGCCAAGAACCCGGCCGACTTGCCCAAGCTGGTGGAGGGGCTGAAGCGCCTGGCCAAGTCGGACCCCATGGTGCAG TGCATCATCGAGGAGTCGGGGGAGCACATCATCGCGGGGGCCGGTGAGCTGCACCTGGAGATCTGCCTGAAGGACCTGGAGGAGGACCACGCCTGCATCCCCATCAAG AAATCCGACCCGGTGGTCTCATACCGCGAGACGGTGAGCGAGGAGTCGAACGTGCTCTGCCTCTCCAAGTCGCCCAACAAGCACAACCGGCTGTACATGAAGGCGCGGCCCTTCCCCGACGGCCTGGCCGAGGACATCGATAAGGGCGAGGTGTCCGCGCGCCAGGAGCTCAAGCAGCGGGCACGCTACCTGGCCGAGAAGTACGAGTGGGACGTGGCCGAGGCCCGCAAGATCTGGTGCTTCGGGCCTGATGGCACCGGCCCCAACATCCTCACCGACATCACCAAGGGCGTGCAGTACCTCAACGAGATCAAGGACAGCGTGGTGGCGGGCTTCCAGTGGGCCACCAAAGAG GGGGCGCTGTGCGAGGAGAACATGCGGGGCGTGCGCTTCGACGTCCACGACGTGACCCTGCACGCAGACGCCATCCACCGCGGGGGTGGCCAGATCATCCCCACGGCGCGGCGGTGCCTCTACGCCAGCGTGCTCACGGCCCAGCCCCGGCTCATGGAGCCCATCTACCTGGTGGAGATCCAG TGTCCAGAACAAGTGGTGGGTGGCATCTACGGTGTCCTGAACAGGAAGCGCGGCCACGTCTTTGAGGAGTCCCAGGTGGCTGGCACCCCCATGTTTGTCGTGAAGGCCTACCTGCCCGTCAACGAGTCCTTTG GCTTCACTGCCGACCTGAGGTCCAACACGGGCGGCCAGGCCTTCCCGCAGTGCGTGTTCGACCACTGGCAGATCCTGCCCGGAGACCCCTTTGACAGCACCAGCCGCCCCTGCCAGGTGGTGGCCGAGACGCGCAAACGCAAGGGCCTGAAGGAGGGCATCCCGGCCCTGGACAACTTCCTGGACAAGTTGTAG